A genome region from Nicotiana tabacum cultivar K326 chromosome 13, ASM71507v2, whole genome shotgun sequence includes the following:
- the LOC107770106 gene encoding pollen receptor-like kinase 3: protein MAAVLFPYLLSLIFFLLFLSHPPPCFSIGGDEALVEFKELLTNTSALDSSWKKGTNPCDNNKKWVGVQCDKNVVQGLILGGFGLSGDIDVDSLVSLQGLRVLNLANNSFSGFIPEFFILGALKSLFIDGNQFTGEIPGDFFSKMSSLRKVWLSRNKFLGKIPDSLASLKYLLELHLENNEFSGTIPSLSQGTLISINLSNNKLQGEIPQVLSRFGSDPFQGNPELCGQQLGRECKAAASGEKSEGSSIKWIIIGLVVVLLLVAIFFKTKRKEDHFEKLEKENLDESVKLNIPSSNKRSMSLRNSMRSSRRGRSRSGSDMGDLVVVNEERGIFGLPDLMKASAEVLGNGGLGSAYKAVLGNGLSLVVKRLREINKLNKESFDTEIRKLAKLRHRNLLQPLAYHYRKEEKLVVSEYIPKGSLLYLLHGDRGIAHAQLNWPTRLKIIHGVANGMKFLHSEFASYDVPHGNLKSSNILLTANNEPLLTDYAFYPLINNSQAVQSLFAYKSPEAIINQQISPKSDVYCLGIIILEILTGKFPSQYLSNQKCGTDVVQWAQSAVEEKRVSEMIDPQIATAKDSLEKMETLLYIGAVCTESDHDKRIDMKEAIKRIEEIES, encoded by the exons ATGGCCGCTGTCCTCTTCCCCTACCTTCTTTCCTTAAtctttttcctcctttttctATCACATCCACCTCCTTGTTTTTCCATTGGAGGTGATGAGGCCCTGGTTGAATTTAAAGAATTGTTAACAAATACCTCAGCTCTTGATTCCTCTTGGAAAAAAGGAACAAATCCTTGTGACAATAACAAGAAATGGGTTGGTGTTcaatgtgataaaaatgttgtCCAAGGTCTAATTCTTGGTGGATTTGGCCTCTCAGGGGATATTGATGTTGATTCATTGGTTAGCCTTCAAGGCCTTAGAGTGCTCAATCTTGCAAACAACTCTTTCTCAGGGTTCATTCCTGAATTTTTTATTCTTGGTGCCCTTAAGTCTCTATTCATTGATGGGAATCAGTTTACAGGGGAAATCCCTGGGGATTTCTTCTCCAAAATGTCATCTCTCAGGAAAGTCTGGCTTTCGCGAAACAAGTTTTTAGGGAAAATTCCTGATTCTTTAGCTAGTTTGAAATATCTTTTAGAACTTCACCTGGAGAATAATGAATTCTCAGGAACAATTCCATCTTTGTCACAGGGGACTCTGATATCTATCAACCTGTCAAACAATAAATTACAAGGTGAAATCCCACAAGTTTTGTCAAGATTTGGTTCAGACCCCTTTCAAGGAAATCCAGAGCTATGTGGACAACAATTAGGGAGAGAATGCAAGGCTGCAGCCTCAGGGGAAAAATCTGAAGGTTCCAGCATAAAATGGATAATTATAGGCTTAGTGGTTGTTTTGTTATTGGTGGCTATATTTTTTAAGACAAAGCGCAAGGAAGATCACTTCGAAAAGCTTGAAAAAGAGAACCTTGATGAATCTGTGAAGCTGAATATTCCAAGCTCAAACAAAAGAAGCATGAGCTTGCGCAACTCCATGCGCTCATCAAGGAGAGGACGCTCGCGAAGTGGCAGCGATATGGGTGATCTTGTGGTGGTAAATGAAGAAAGAGGTATATTTGGGTTGCCTGATTTGATGAAGGCATCAGCTGAAGTCCTCGGGAATGGAGGATTAGGATCAGCTTATAAGGCAGTACTGGGAAATGGTTTGTCACTCGTTGTGAAGAGGTTGAGGGAGATAAACAAATTGAATAAGGAAAGCTTTGATACAGAGATCAGAAAGCTTGCCAAGTTAAGGCACAGGAATTTATTGCAACCATTGGCATACCATTACAGGAAAGAGGAGAAGCTGGTGGTGTCTGAGTACATTCCAAAAGGCAGCCTGTTGTATTTGTTACATG GTGATCGCGGCATAGCACATGCTCAGTTAAATTGGCCTACTCGCCTGAAAATCATCCATGGAGTTGCCAATGGAATGAAATTTCTTCATTCTGAGTTTGCATCATATGATGTACCTCATGGGAACCTTAAGTCTAGCAACATTCTTCTTACTGCAAATAATGAACCACTTCTCACAGATTATGCTTTTTACCCACTAATCAACAATTCACAAGCTGTCCAATCCCTTTTTGCTTATAAATCACCTGAAGCCATAATAAACCAACAAATCTCTCCAAAAAGTGATGTCTATTGTCTTGGAATCATAATTCTTGAAATCCTTACTGGGAAATTCCCTTCACAGTATCTCAGCAACCAAAAGTGTGGAACCGATGTTGTGCAATGGGCGCAGTCAGCAGTTGAAGAGAAGAGAGTATCAGAAATGATTGATCCACAGATAGCAACAGCAAAAGATTCTCTTGAAAAGATGGAGACGCTCCTTTATATAGGAGCTGTTTGCACTGAAAGCGACCACGATAAGAGAATTGACATGAAGGAAGCCATAAAGAGGATAGAAGAGATAGAAAGTTAA
- the LOC107770107 gene encoding protein DEEPER ROOTING 1-like produces MKIFNWFQSKKNGKQGTNKQKAVRVTNHMLHQPIREEFSDWPIELLAIGTFGNNSLNKDVGNLNHQPYHLEELTPEEVGELQKELKLLLCDSTSPDPAKGSTKDLEKFFDCLQSLEDDKENHLKQSNSIVCGKKQEVQLENTNSGISTKTLSYLLEKAFACRGRFTVPSPPLLRDPISQSKFEKLRLEKILRAIIHKKIFRQASSPRGDMKKKYLDNGNILEIDSEDEAFETVKDRNKWDNSDSDFIVLEI; encoded by the exons ATGAAG ATCTTTAATTGGTTCCAAAGCAAGAAGAATGGAAAGCAAGGGACCAACAAACAAAAAGCAGTGAGAGTTACAA ATCATATGTTGCATCAACCCATTAGAGAAGAATTCAGTGACTGGCCTATTGAACTTCTTGCTATTGGTACATTTGGAAATAACAGTTTGAATAAAGATGTTGGGAACTTGAATCATCAGCCTTATCACCTAGAAGAGCTTACACCTGAAGAAGTTGGAGAACTTCAAAAAGAACTAAAACTACTACTGTGTGATAGTACTTCCCCTGATCCGGCTAAAGGTTCAACGAAGGATCTCGAGAAATTCTTTGACTGCCTACAAAGTTTGGAAGATGATAAAGAGAATCATCTCAAGCAGAGTAACAGTATTGTATGTGGCAAAAAACAAGAAGTTCAATTGGAAAACACAAACAGTGGCATAAGTACAAAGACATTGTCTTATCTCCTTGAGAAGGCATTTGCCTGCAGAGGTCGATTCACAGTCCCTTCCCCCCCTCTTTTGAGAGATCCCATTTCTCAGTCAAAGTTTGAGAAATTAAGATTGGAGAAG ATTCTGAGGGCCATAATTCACAAAAAGATATTCCGGCAAGCATCCAGTCCAAGGGGTGACATGAAAAAGAAATACTTGGACAATGGAAATATACTTGAGATTGATAGTGAAGATGAAGCATTTGAGACTGTGAAGGATAGAAATAAATGGGACAACTCTGATTCTGATT TTATTGTACTAGAGATATGA